One Candidatus Hydrogenedentota bacterium genomic window, CACCTGCGGCATGGGAATGATGCTGGCGAAGATGCCTTGGAATCGTTCTTAGAGATGCGAATGCGTTTTAACCACGAAACACACCAAACGCACAAACAAAGAGCAAGTCGTTAATTCGTATTTTCTTTGCGCCTTCGCGCCTTTGCGTGAGACACGTCTTCGATTGATCTCACGCAAAGGCGCGAAGGCGCGAAGGAAGGAGCACAGGAAATAAGCAATGCGGATTGTCATCATCGGCGCAGTGGCGGGCGGCGCTTCGGCGGCGGCGCGGGCGCGGCGATTGAGCGAAGAGGCGGAGATCATTCTCGTCGAACGGGGCGAGGCGCCGTCGTTCGCGAATTGCGGGCTGCCATACTACATCGGCGGAGTGATCGAGCAGCGCGACAAGTTGCTGGTGGCGCCGGCGCAGCGGCTCATCGAGCGGTATCGGCTCGACGTGCG contains:
- a CDS encoding FAD-dependent oxidoreductase produces the protein MRIVIIGAVAGGASAAARARRLSEEAEIILVERGEAPSFANCGLPYYIGGVIEQRDKLLVAPAQRLIERYRLDVR